The genomic DNA GGGGTCGGTCACGCGCTGCAAAAAGCGCTCGTTGTAGCGCCGGTCGAGGTCGGTGCGAAACGAGAAGCGCGAAGGCAGTGGCGTGAAGTTAATCTGCTGAAAAATCTTGAGATACGGGTTATCCAGCGCCTTCCAGCTGGCCAGGGGCTTGTAGTTGCGCGGGGTGGTCTGATACAAGTAGGCCAGCGCGGCTGTGTACGACTGCGTGTAGTCGCGGGCCGTGTTGACGTCGGTGTGCAGGCGCTCGGTGATGGCATAGCTCACGGCCACGTTCTCAATGTCCCAGGGGTGGGTTTTGGTCTGGGTAGGGCTGCGCTCCTTGCGCATGTTCAGCACCGAAATGCTGCGCGTCGTGGTGCGGTCCACCACCAGCTTCTGGTATTCGGCCGCCGCGCCGGGGTTGTTCTGAAATTTTAGCAGGCTCTGGCTCAGCTTGGTGTCGGGGTCGAGCGGGTCATACTGGGGCGTGATGGTCTGGCGGCCCAGCTGCAGCAGCACCGGCACCTTCAGGTGCGCCTGGGAGGGTAGGAACTTCTCGGCGGCCACCGTCGCGTTGAGGTCGCCGCGCAGCACGTCGCTGGTCGAGCGCTGCTGAGCCTTGTCCTGCAGCCCGCCAAAGCCCACGCCGATAAACGAGCCCGTGGCCGTGATGTTGGCCAGGTCGGCCAGCTTCACGTTCAGGCGGGCGTTGGCCGCCCAGCCGCCCTGGCTGTCAAAGTCAAACACCCGAAACTCGTCGGCCCACAGCGTCACGCTCTTGTCGCTGGCATCCCGGTCCGTCGCATTCGCGGCCGGGTTCAGCACCCCAATCATGCAGCCCTGCACCTGCGAAAAGTCGGGGTTGCCCAGAATGGTGATGACTCCGCCGTGGGCCGTTTTGTACGTATAAGGAATGGTGTAGCTGACCCCCGGCACCCCATTCACGAGGGCTAGGTTGCGCGCCGCCTTGGCGTCGATAAAATCCTGAAATGCCACGTCCACGTTGTTGGCCACAGGCCACACGTCCAGCTGCGCGGTAGCTCCCGGCTTGGTAATGGCCAGCGGCAGCGAATACTCATAGTAGTTCTGGGTGTAGTCGGTGCCGATGCGCAAAAAGGCGCGCACGGTGCTGTCGGCCACGATGTCGGCGCTGTTACTCTCCGCGTGCAGATACATGCGCAGGCGCTTGTAGCGCAGCAGGTTGGTGCTGAGGTTTTTGTAAGCCGCCTTGCCATAACCGTCGTGCAGGTGCGTCACACTTAGGCGCAGGCTCTGCTCGTTTTGCTGGCGCGACACGGCCGTGGAGCCATACTCGATGTCGCGGGTAATATTGGGCGGCACGACGTACGGAATAGCGGAGGTAGTGCTGGAGCTGACCGCCGACGGGCCGTTTTCCTCCACGCTCACCGTCGAGATGCTGAAGGCGTCGGCGTCGGTGACCGCGCCTGGGTTAGGGCCGGCCTTAGGGTCGGCGATAACGCTCGCGAATTGGCGCCACTGGTTGGCCACGAACTGCGGCTGCACCATGCGCAGCACCACCGGCTGCTGCCAGTTGGTCATGTACATCCGCACGAAGCGAATGTTCTTGAAATTCGTAATGGCTCCCTCCGTGCGCGAAGGCTGCCGGATGGGCACCCGGAACTGGTACCACGTCACATTCTCGGGGGTGCCGGCCCCGTTGGCCGTGATGGGGTTGGTTATCTTATCGGTGATGTAGTTCTGACCCACCGTGAACTGGTTCGGCTGGAGCGAAATCTTGTACTCGTAGTATTGCTCGGTGGTCTGAATCGTGTTGTCGCGGTTCAGGTCTTCCTTGTCGGGGTAGGCCGTGGAGCTGAGCTGCGAGTTTTCGGGCGAGTTATTCTCGTAGTTGTCGTAGTTCTTGTAGCGGCCCAGAATCTGGGTGTTGGCCACGTCGTAGCTCGGGTCGAGGTGGTGGCGGAAGTCGTCGTTCGATGGGTCAGCCAGCGCCCCGTAGCCCGGAATGTTATTGAAAAACACCTGCTCATCCGCATCGGCCAGGCCGTCGAGGCCCACGTCCTGGCTGGCCCGCGCGCCGGGGGTAGCGTTGAAGGCGTCGAGCAGAAACTGCTGGGTCGTCACGCGGCCATAAGGAGTTTTAAGGGTCCCGGTGGTGTCGCCCGGCACCGGCAGGCCGTTCTCAAACTCGTGCTGACCCTGGTCGCGCAGCACGTCCTCGCTGATATTGCCCAGGTTGATAAACAGGTCGCCGCCAGTGATTTTGGCGTCGTCGAAAGGCACCGGGTTGTTCGGGTCCAGGTTGGTCGGGTCCGAGTTCAGCGCGGCGGCCAGGCCATTTTTTCCCTTAATGAACGGGTCCATCAGCCAGAACTCCAGGTACTCCACGTTGGCATTGTCGAAGTCCGTATCGAACGTAATGCCCCGCGAAATGCCGCCATACTTACTATCGGGCAGGCCCGCGAGCGGTGTAAAGTGCTTGCCGTCAGCGGTCGCGATATTGGGCGTGTAGTTATACGGCCCGCGCTCACCAGGGAAATACGCCATGTCAAACGTGTACTCGTAGCCGTTGCCCGTCGCGCCCAGGTCTTTGTTCGGAAACACCTCGTTGCGCGGAATGCCCCGCTCGTAGTGGTTGGCCAGCGTCGAGGTCGAAATACTCGTCGGCACGCTGGGGCCGCCCGTGTAGTAGCTCTGGTCCACGGTGTACCAGGATAGCTTGGCACGCTGGTAGCCGTTGGCCAGGCCATTAATCGTGCTGCCCGCGATGGGACTCGGGGTCGCGGCCAGGCGCCACGCCGGAATGGCCGCCAAGCCGCCCAGCGTGTAGGGCGTGCGCGCGTTTTCAAAGTCGTCGAGGTAGCTCACGCCGTTTTCGCCGTTTCCCAGCTGCGCCTGCCCCGCGATGAGCTTGGCCACCTCGCCGCTAAAGGCAATGGTTGAGGTTTCCTTGGTCGAGAGGAAGGGTAGGCGGTCCACCAGCTTGGTCAGCACCCGGCTTTCCTTGCGCAGGCTCACGTCGGCCCCCAGAACGGTGTTGTTGGCCGGCTCGTCGCCGATGTTCACCCGGTTGATGCCAGGAGCCTGGTTTTCCAGAATGTGCATGGCCGTGGCCCCCAGCAGCACGTCCTTGCTCAGGGCGTAGTCGAAGCGCGCGCCCAGCAGCTTGCGCGGCTGCACCTGCACCAGGGCGTTTTTCTCAAAATCGACCCGCAGCTCATTGGCCGAGTTGAGGTAGGCCGGATTCAGAATCTTGACCTTGGCCTGGTCATAAAATACCTGGTAATCTACGCCTTCCGTCAGCAGCGTCGAGCCCGAATACACCTTCACCGAGCCCTGCGCCACCCCAATGCCGGGCAGGCTGATTTCGTCGGTGCTGGTGCCCTGGTAGCGGCCCCGCAGGTAAAACTTATCCTTGGTCTGAATCTGCTGGGCGTCGCTCTGGGTCTGGTTATAAAGCTCCTGGTACACGTATTTCTGCACCAGCGTCTGCTCCGTGGCGGCAAACTGATTTTGCAGATACGTGCCAAACGGCTGAATGCTGGGGAAGATAATCTTGCCCTGGTCGGGGTCGATGGTGATGCCAGGGAAAAAGTCGAAGTTGCCGTCCGGGTTGCGGTCGTTGTTGGCATTCACCCGGTCCAGCCCCAGCACCTGAATCAGCGGAATATTCCGAATATTCTGCCCTTCCTTCAGCGAAATCAAATCGACGCCCGTGATGTCGTCCTTGTAAATAATCTGGAGTTGAAAATTGTCGCGGTTAATCTGCGACGAGTTCAGAGGATAGATGTTTTTCATCATCAAATCCCAGGTTGGCGTGTTGTGCGTCAGCAGGTTCGGGTTGTCCGGGTTCACGTTCGGGTCCGCCACCACGCCCACGCCGGGGTTGGTGGCCTTCAGCATTTTGAGGTAGATAACGTCGCTCTGGTTGGCGTTGCTGCCGTACTCAGTCTGGGTTTCGCCCACCGTGTAAGACTTGCCGTTGTAGAGATATTCGTAGCTCACGGCCAGCACCTGGTCGGGCAGCAGGGCCGTGTTCAGGTTCACGTAGCCGAGCTGGGCGTTGAAGCTATACTCAGAGGGGGTAAGCTTGCGGGCCCGCATCCGCTCATAGTCAATGCCTTTCGTCAGCGATACCGCGCCGCTGGGCGTCGTCAGGTTGCCCAAAAACGTTTCCACCTGCAGGTTGTCGCGGGTGCTGCCGGGGGCAGTCAGGGTTTGGTAAACGTAGTTGGCCTGGTTGCGGGCCGGCGTAGAGGCCGTGGCCACGCTGGCGGCGTTGTAAAACTGCGGCCGGTAGAGGCGCGCCAGGCGCGGCTCGCCAATGTCCATCAGCGACACCACGTTGCGCAGGTTGTCGGTGGTGCGGTTGTCGTTGGTCACCCACACTTCGAGGCGCCGAATCTCGAAGCCGCTCTGCACCGTGGGCAGTCCGCGCAGCGCCTGGTCGTACTTATCCCGGAAAAACTGCGCCAGGAAATAGTGCCGGTCCTTCTCGTACTGGCTCGATTTCAGCTCAAACGTGCGGCTCTGCGCGCCGTTGGTCACCCGCACCTCATCCTGCGAGCCGCGCAGGGTAGCGGCCACCGCCGTCACGCCCAGCCGCCCAAACTGCAACTGCGTCTTGATGCCAAACAGGTTCGAGCCGCCCGTTATCAGCGAGTTGTTCAGGGGCATGCTCACGTTGCCCAGGTCCAGCTTGCGCAGGATGTCGGTGGGTTGCCCGGCGTAGTCAAACTTCATCTGGTTGTCGAAGTCGAACGCCGCCTTGGTGTCGTAGTTGAAGGTGAGCTTGAGCTTGGTGCCGACCTGGCCGCTCAGGCTCAGGTTCATGTTTTGGTCAAAAATGAAGTCACCCACGCTCTGCTGGCGCAGCGTGAGGGCGGGGTTGCGGTTCACGTTGTACTTGGCCCCGAACTTAAACGTGAGCGAGCCCGCGGGCCGAATGTCGATGTACGAGCCGCCAAAAATGCGGTCAGCAATGGGACCAAGGTAGATTTTCGGAATCAAACGCTGGGCCTGCGCGCTGCCGGGCGCGGCCGGCGCGCCGGCCACGCCGCCCATCGCCTTCTGCCGGTAGTAGTCGTTGATGGCCTGCCGCTCCTGGAACTTCAGCAGGTCTTGCTGCGAGATGATGGTGGGGTTGCGGTAGTCAATCTGGCCGCCCACCGTTTCGCGCACATTGTAGTTCTTGAGGCTGTCGTCGGGCGTCACCTGCAACTTCACGTTCTTGGGCAGGGGTAGGATGAGCGACGAGCGCCGCCCGCGCGGCGAAAACCGGCTGCCCTGGCGGTCGCGCACGGTGCGCAGGCGCGGCCGGCGGCTGGGCCGGTAGCGGCCCGTGTCGCCGGGCGCGGTCTGGCTCGGCAAGCCTTGCATCGTCAACCCCAGCCGGCTCACCCACGTACTCCACGCGGCCGGGTAGCGGCGGCCCGCCGCGCCGGCCGGTGCCCACGCGGCCGCCAGCAGCACCGACGCCGACACGGCGGCCGCGAGCAGCACGCCCGGCCAGGTAAATTTAGAACCAACAGACAGTAGAGGCTTCAAGCAGATAGCAGGTGCGGCCGCCAGGCGGCGGCCAACTTAAAGAGTAAGTTCTTGTGGAATTTGGTTGCTTTCGGAATAGTCGTTTGTCATTGCGAGCATGTTGCGCATCAAGCAAGGACGAAGCAATCGCACCAGAACGACACCCGAACGACTCGTTCTGGTGCGATTGCTTCGTCCTTGCTTGATGCGCAACATGCTCGCAATGACAAACGCCCTAATCGGCAATCATGAAAGGCTAGTTTAATGCGACTTCAAGGCGTATTTAATCAATTCCTCCACGCTTAGCTCGTGGCCGTGCTTCTGCTGAATCTGGTCCAGATTCTTTTCTGCGGCGGCTCGGGCAAAGCCTAGCATTACCAGCGCCTGCAACGCCTCCTGGCGCTGGGTATTGTGCTGGCGCGCCAGCGGCACGGTATCTACCCCAGCTTTGGCCAGCAGCTCGTCTTTGCGCAGCTTGTCGCGCAGGTCCAGAATGACGCGCGCGGCCGTCTTCGGCCCTACCCCCTTAATGCTCTGGATAGCCCGCACGTCCTCGTTCACGATGGCCTGCCGGATTTCGCCTACCCCCATGCTGCTCACCATGTTGATGCCCGTGCCTGGCCCAATGCCCGACACCGATATCAGGTGCAGAAACAGCGCCTTCTCGCTGGGGTCCAGAAATCCGTAGAGTGTTTGTCCATCTTCCTTGATGTGCTGGTAGGTATACACCTTCACCTTGTCGTTTTCGCCCGGCAGCTTGGAGTAGGTCGCCAGCGAAATCTTTACTTCGTAGCCCACGCCATTCGTGTCGATAATGGCCTGAGTAGGGTCTTTATAAGCGAGTTTACCGTCGAGGTAAGCAATCATAAGCGCGGCGCAAGCACTAAAAATTTCCGCTGGGCGGGTTTGCTTGCTACTTCAAATCTACTCCGCTTCTGCCCAACTGAAAAGTCCTTTTACTTTACCGCACGGCCTTTTTGGGCCTCAGCACCCCGCATTTGCGTAAACCTCCCGCCTAACTTTTTTCATCAGGAAGCCATTTGTGCTCGCCGCCGCCCGCGCCCTACCCCCGGCAGGCAACTCATAATCCGCCGAACCCCGGATTTTGGCCCACGTGCCGCCCTAAGAAATCGTCGTCCCGCCGGCTGATGATACCGGCCGGGTGCAGTTACCGGCTTCGTTTAGGTGCCGGGCCATAAAAAACACGGGCAGCTTATTCAGGAGAACAAGCTGCCCGTGTTTTCAGGCCGCGCTATTGTTTTCTTCTGCTACTCGATGCTGAGTTGCTGGCGGGTTATCACGTCGCTGCCGCGCAATATGTAAACAAAGTAAATTCCAGGTAGTAGCTTGTTAACTTTCAGGTTAATAGTTGCTGCGTTCGTACTATTTTGCTCCAGGCACAATTGGCCTTTGCTGTCGAAGAGACGCATTGTTGTTGGCCGAGAGGTATCGGCATTATCTAAATCCACATACAAACTTTCGTGGACTGGGTTAGGATAGATGGACGCTGTAACCGAAGCTGATGCAGTAGGCTGGAGTGCCGCTGTAATCGTAGGCTGGGGGGCAGCAATCCGCTGGTTCTCGCAGCCGGCCCCGTGCTCGATAACTACGTTGAGGGTAGAAGACAGCGTGCCCGCGCCCGCACAAGTGCCCGCTACCGTCACCGTCACCGGAATCTGCGTAACGGAAGGGTCACTGGG from Hymenobacter psoromatis includes the following:
- a CDS encoding cell surface protein SprA, which translates into the protein MLLAAAVSASVLLAAAWAPAGAAGRRYPAAWSTWVSRLGLTMQGLPSQTAPGDTGRYRPSRRPRLRTVRDRQGSRFSPRGRRSSLILPLPKNVKLQVTPDDSLKNYNVRETVGGQIDYRNPTIISQQDLLKFQERQAINDYYRQKAMGGVAGAPAAPGSAQAQRLIPKIYLGPIADRIFGGSYIDIRPAGSLTFKFGAKYNVNRNPALTLRQQSVGDFIFDQNMNLSLSGQVGTKLKLTFNYDTKAAFDFDNQMKFDYAGQPTDILRKLDLGNVSMPLNNSLITGGSNLFGIKTQLQFGRLGVTAVAATLRGSQDEVRVTNGAQSRTFELKSSQYEKDRHYFLAQFFRDKYDQALRGLPTVQSGFEIRRLEVWVTNDNRTTDNLRNVVSLMDIGEPRLARLYRPQFYNAASVATASTPARNQANYVYQTLTAPGSTRDNLQVETFLGNLTTPSGAVSLTKGIDYERMRARKLTPSEYSFNAQLGYVNLNTALLPDQVLAVSYEYLYNGKSYTVGETQTEYGSNANQSDVIYLKMLKATNPGVGVVADPNVNPDNPNLLTHNTPTWDLMMKNIYPLNSSQINRDNFQLQIIYKDDITGVDLISLKEGQNIRNIPLIQVLGLDRVNANNDRNPDGNFDFFPGITIDPDQGKIIFPSIQPFGTYLQNQFAATEQTLVQKYVYQELYNQTQSDAQQIQTKDKFYLRGRYQGTSTDEISLPGIGVAQGSVKVYSGSTLLTEGVDYQVFYDQAKVKILNPAYLNSANELRVDFEKNALVQVQPRKLLGARFDYALSKDVLLGATAMHILENQAPGINRVNIGDEPANNTVLGADVSLRKESRVLTKLVDRLPFLSTKETSTIAFSGEVAKLIAGQAQLGNGENGVSYLDDFENARTPYTLGGLAAIPAWRLAATPSPIAGSTINGLANGYQRAKLSWYTVDQSYYTGGPSVPTSISTSTLANHYERGIPRNEVFPNKDLGATGNGYEYTFDMAYFPGERGPYNYTPNIATADGKHFTPLAGLPDSKYGGISRGITFDTDFDNANVEYLEFWLMDPFIKGKNGLAAALNSDPTNLDPNNPVPFDDAKITGGDLFINLGNISEDVLRDQGQHEFENGLPVPGDTTGTLKTPYGRVTTQQFLLDAFNATPGARASQDVGLDGLADADEQVFFNNIPGYGALADPSNDDFRHHLDPSYDVANTQILGRYKNYDNYENNSPENSQLSSTAYPDKEDLNRDNTIQTTEQYYEYKISLQPNQFTVGQNYITDKITNPITANGAGTPENVTWYQFRVPIRQPSRTEGAITNFKNIRFVRMYMTNWQQPVVLRMVQPQFVANQWRQFASVIADPKAGPNPGAVTDADAFSISTVSVEENGPSAVSSSTTSAIPYVVPPNITRDIEYGSTAVSRQQNEQSLRLSVTHLHDGYGKAAYKNLSTNLLRYKRLRMYLHAESNSADIVADSTVRAFLRIGTDYTQNYYEYSLPLAITKPGATAQLDVWPVANNVDVAFQDFIDAKAARNLALVNGVPGVSYTIPYTYKTAHGGVITILGNPDFSQVQGCMIGVLNPAANATDRDASDKSVTLWADEFRVFDFDSQGGWAANARLNVKLADLANITATGSFIGVGFGGLQDKAQQRSTSDVLRGDLNATVAAEKFLPSQAHLKVPVLLQLGRQTITPQYDPLDPDTKLSQSLLKFQNNPGAAAEYQKLVVDRTTTRSISVLNMRKERSPTQTKTHPWDIENVAVSYAITERLHTDVNTARDYTQSYTAALAYLYQTTPRNYKPLASWKALDNPYLKIFQQINFTPLPSRFSFRTDLDRRYNERFLQRVTDPGTLPTTAGIAGVFYKSFYISRIYDLKWDITKALIFDYTATNRGVIDEGAGQSIGNGDQAIANRSQQWDNLKRGGRTTNFNQTAAITYRLPLDKFPLTDWISADGRYSAHYTWQAASTALKVANPDPKFFPPDSVLRLGNTIQNNAELSANGKIDLVKLYNKVKFLNIINNAPPANPPRPAQADPNSPTPLGRPKPIAPDTAKKDPLRFVKAVLRAVMTARAINFTYARSNGTLLPGYLPTTQLLGLDNRFGGLAPGLPFIIGKQYQPSELYGYANSRGWYTSQSQYLNTPISNILTENLTARTTLEPFRGFNIQLDLRRQKVRNSEAYYRRQIDTTNTYYQQYGTLVPLNVPATDPNYLAATQALGTGSYSATTITINTLFGDLGANGETSKAFDRFVQNRRFVQQKLQAANPVSPTPQTVTTPATATTPQIQTNQTVGLYSYNSQDVLIQSFLDAYHGKSSDGYVAAKFNPFGVIPLPNWTIQYNGFSDLPAIRAVFRSFTINHAYSSLYTMGGYTTSTQYAAEPEFGRTNNPFPYVLNATGQYVPYYVIGQVSIVESLTPFIGINFQTVNNVTGRVQYNTSRAVALNVTNAQVTELHTTELIIGLGYAAKGLKLPFRVGGEQRTLKNNLTARLDMSIRDNATIQRSILGSVDPVPAALGSGTILGTAAVVGDPGTSTSQITNGSLQVQLRPTIDYLLNTRLNLQFYFTQTITQPRVSNAFRNATTEGGVQLRYSLQ
- a CDS encoding Holliday junction ATP-dependent DNA helicase RuvA; this translates as MIAYLDGKLAYKDPTQAIIDTNGVGYEVKISLATYSKLPGENDKVKVYTYQHIKEDGQTLYGFLDPSEKALFLHLISVSGIGPGTGINMVSSMGVGEIRQAIVNEDVRAIQSIKGVGPKTAARVILDLRDKLRKDELLAKAGVDTVPLARQHNTQRQEALQALVMLGFARAAAEKNLDQIQQKHGHELSVEELIKYALKSH